The Mus caroli chromosome 1, CAROLI_EIJ_v1.1, whole genome shotgun sequence genome has a window encoding:
- the Lgsn gene encoding lengsin, whose translation MTDEGDLAQEDTAKDEGNATEGSRMRKLRRARRKVTKPHLCSTDGDEIAKANSSEMSRNQIADLSKPGSAESWSSHSAKDAYHQTSVVKSSLPSALAGAPDAEFNPNTDPTWYNAQSFNPPQLSARMKHIKQEMAKNHLQFVRFEATDLHGVSRSKSIPAQFFQEKVIHGVFMPRGYLELMPNPKDNEVNHIRATCFNSDIVLMPELSTFRVLPWAERTARVICDTFTVTGEPLLTSPRYIAKRQLRQLQDAGFCLLSAFIYDFCIFGVPEVINSKTISFPASTLPSNHDQPFMQELVEGLYQTGANVESFSSSTRPGQMEICFLPEFGISSADNAFTLRTGLQEVARRYNYIASLVIETGFCNSGILSHSIWDVGGKTNMFCSSSGVERLTLTGKKWLAGLLKHSAALSCLMAPAVNCRKRYCKDSRDLKDSVPTTWGYNDNSCALNIKCHGEKGTQIENKLGSATANPYLVLAATVAAGLDGLQGSDGAAAGSDESQDLYQPEPSEIPLKMEDALAALEQDECLKQALGETFIRYFVAMKKYELESEETDAEGNKFLEYFI comes from the exons ATGACCGATGAAGGGGACCTTGCACAGGAG GACACAGCAAAAGATGAAGGCAATGCGACTGAAGGCAGCagaatgagaaaactgagaaggGCAAGGAGAAAAGTCACCAAACCACATCTTTGCTCAACGGATGGGGATGAAATCGCCAAGGCCAATTCCAGTG AGATGTCCAGAAACCAAATAGCAGATCTGAGCAAACCTGGCTCTGCTGAGTCTTGGTCCTCGCACAGTGCCAAAGATGCCTACCACCAGACATCAGTGGTAAAATCCTCACTTCCCAGTGCCTTAGCCGGTGCTCCTGATGCTGAATTCAACCCGAATACTG ATCCCACCTGGTACAATGCTCAGAGTTTTAACCCGCCTCAACTTTCTGCTAGAATGAAACACATTAAACAAGAAATGGCCAAAAACCACCTCCAGTTTGTACGATTTGAAGCAACAGATTTGCACGGTGTCTCCAGATCTAAGAGCATCCCCGCACAGTTTTTTCAA GAAAAAGTGATCCACGGAGTTTTCATGCCCCGTGGGTATCTGGAATTGATGCCAAACCCTAAGGACAATGAGGTGAATCACATAAGAGCCACATGCTTCAATAGTGATATAGTCCTCATGCCAGAGCTGTCGACCTTCAGAGTCTTGCCTTGGGCAGAGAGGACTGCGCGGGTGATTTGTGACACCTTCACAGTGACGGGCGAGCCTCTCCTGACATCCCCTAGGTACATCGCCAAGAGGCAGCTGCGCCAGCTGCAGGACGCCGGCTTCTGCCTGCTGTCCGCCTTCATCTATGATTTCTGCATTTTTGGTGTGCCCGAAGTGATCAATTCAAAGACCATATcttttcctgcctccacattaCCAAGTAACCATGATCAGCCCTTCATGCAGGAACTGGTTGAAGGCCTGTATCAGACCGGGGCGAATGTGGAGAGCTTCTCCTCGTCTACCAGGCCTGGGCAGATGGAGATCTGTTTTCTCCCTGAGTTTGGCATTAGCTCAGCCGATAATGCCTTTACCCTCAGAACAGGTCTCCAAGAAGTGGCCAGGAGATATAATTACATAGCTAGCCTTGTAATTGAGACTGGATTCTGCAATTCAGGAATTTTGTCTCATAGCATCTGGGATGTGGGCGGGAAGACAAATATGTTCTGCAGTAGTTCTGGGGTGGAAAGGCTCACGCTTACGGGGAAGAAGTGGTTGGCAGGCCTGCTGAAGCACTCTGCGGCTCTCAGCTGCCTGATGGCCCCTGCGGTCAACTGTCGCAAGCGCTACTGCAAGGACAGCAGAGACCTGAAGGATAGCGTGCCCACCACGTGGGGATACAATGACAACAGCTGTGCCTTGAACATCAAGTGTCATGGTGAAAAAGGCACCCAGATAGAAAATAAGTTAGGGTCTGCAACCGCGAACCCTTATCTGGTGTTGGCGGCCACTGTGGCAGCAGGCTTGGATGGTCTTCAGGGCAGTGATGGTGCTGCGGCTGGTTCAGATGAGAGTCAGGATCTGTATCAACCAGAACCTTCCGAGATCCCTTTGAAGATGGAAGATGCCCTTGCCGCCCTGGAGCAAGATGAGTGTCTGAAGCAGGCTCTGGGAGAGACTTTCATCCGCTACTTTGTTGCCATGAAGAAGTATGAACTGGAAAGtgaagaaacagatgcagagggaAATAAATTTCTGGAGTATTTTATATAG